One genomic region from Sphingobacterium multivorum encodes:
- a CDS encoding sodium:solute symporter, producing the protein MSTADWVVLFLTLLVIVLYGVYKSRGIKNIDGYLLGNRSLPWYHVGLSVMATQASAITFLSAPGLAYSSGMSFVQFYFGLPLAMIVLCITFVPIFHKLKVFTAYEFLEKRFDVKTRGLTAILFLIQRGISTGITIFAPALIISTILHIDLTWTTLAIGSFVVIYTTYGGTKAVSHTQLLQMSIIFGSLLVAGILVIHLLPASIGLSKALHIAGKSGKTNALDFTFDLNNNYTLWTGLIGGFFLQLSYFGTDQSQVGRYLTGASIKESRIGLIMNGLMKIPMQFAILLIGVLVFAYYQFHQPPIFFNQVEIKKLKESKYAPDYQILEQKHSELFKTRESVVQQLNTALDHDDEKRIADYRSSLGQLNGKMQAVKEETLDLIKKNNPTAETNDNNYVFLSFVTSVFPKGLIGLLIAVIFLASMGSTASAINSLASTTTIDIYKRFINRNSSEKQDLLWSRLFTLIWGIFTVIVALYANRLGNLLEAVNILGSLFYGTILGIFIVAFYMKKIQGKAVFSAAILSEIIVIAIWTMNKIPFLWLNLIGCVAVMLIAYILQLGMKAPRSIKDKMDLE; encoded by the coding sequence ATGAGTACAGCAGATTGGGTCGTTTTATTTCTGACACTCTTAGTTATTGTCCTATATGGCGTTTATAAGAGTAGGGGTATAAAAAATATTGATGGATATCTTCTAGGTAATCGTTCTTTACCTTGGTATCACGTCGGATTATCGGTAATGGCGACGCAAGCGAGCGCCATTACTTTTTTGTCCGCCCCCGGACTGGCCTATTCTTCTGGAATGAGTTTTGTCCAATTCTATTTTGGCCTTCCATTGGCCATGATTGTGCTTTGCATTACATTTGTCCCTATTTTTCATAAGCTAAAAGTATTTACAGCGTACGAATTTCTAGAAAAACGTTTTGACGTCAAAACCAGAGGGCTCACTGCCATTCTTTTTCTGATACAACGGGGTATATCAACGGGTATTACCATCTTTGCACCAGCTTTAATTATATCGACCATCCTTCATATCGATCTAACATGGACCACGTTGGCCATAGGAAGTTTCGTTGTTATCTATACGACCTATGGAGGAACCAAAGCCGTATCTCATACACAGTTGCTTCAGATGAGCATAATTTTTGGATCATTACTCGTAGCAGGCATATTAGTTATCCATCTCCTACCAGCGTCTATTGGATTATCAAAAGCACTTCATATTGCAGGAAAATCAGGAAAAACCAACGCTTTGGATTTTACTTTTGACCTCAATAATAACTATACGCTTTGGACAGGACTAATCGGTGGTTTTTTCCTACAGCTTTCCTACTTCGGAACCGACCAGAGTCAAGTAGGCCGTTATTTGACTGGGGCTTCGATCAAAGAAAGTCGCATAGGGTTGATTATGAATGGATTAATGAAAATTCCCATGCAATTTGCTATCCTATTGATTGGAGTCCTGGTATTTGCCTATTATCAATTCCATCAGCCGCCCATTTTTTTCAATCAGGTCGAGATCAAGAAGCTCAAGGAAAGCAAATATGCTCCTGACTACCAGATTCTCGAACAAAAGCATAGTGAGCTATTTAAAACACGTGAATCTGTGGTTCAGCAGCTCAATACAGCATTGGATCACGACGATGAAAAAAGAATTGCTGATTATCGATCCTCACTGGGTCAACTTAATGGAAAAATGCAAGCGGTAAAAGAAGAGACCTTGGACTTAATCAAAAAGAACAACCCCACAGCAGAAACGAACGACAATAATTATGTCTTTCTTTCTTTTGTGACAAGTGTCTTTCCGAAGGGCCTAATTGGGCTACTAATAGCGGTCATTTTCCTCGCATCGATGGGGTCTACGGCAAGTGCTATAAACTCATTGGCCTCAACAACGACCATTGATATTTACAAAAGATTTATTAACCGCAATTCATCTGAAAAACAAGACCTTTTATGGTCGCGTTTATTTACATTGATCTGGGGTATATTTACTGTTATTGTTGCTTTGTATGCTAACCGATTGGGCAATCTCCTCGAAGCGGTCAATATCTTAGGCTCACTATTCTATGGTACTATCCTGGGGATTTTTATCGTCGCCTTCTACATGAAGAAGATCCAAGGCAAAGCTGTTTTTTCTGCGGCCATTCTTTCCGAAATTATCGTGATAGCAATATGGACTATGAATAAGATTCCTTTTCTCTGGTTAAATCTTATTGGCTGCGTAGCTGTCATGTTAATCGCTTATATATTACAGCTGGGAATGAAAGCGCCTCGGTCTATTAAAGACAAAATGGATCTTGAGTAA
- a CDS encoding N-acetylmuramoyl-L-alanine amidase, giving the protein MFRSVSVGILLCSLLSLASCKSKIQPVVAKPLVASFASALVVEEKVEAKLDTNLLTPEERKVVFLQKSGSHPYWRQEEAIHYDVRKPNFVIIHHTAQDSIGQTIKTFQIPRTKVSSHYVIGRNGEIIQMLNDYVRSWHAGVAKWGSIVDMNSCSIGIELDNNGREPFPEAQINSLMTVLDTLKSRYLIPPNNFIGHADIAPSRKNDPSVFFPWKKLAERGFGIWYDEGQLVAPPDSFNAIDALKIIGYDTSNLKAAIVAFKRKFVVRDTTPELTIYDKSVLYNIYKKY; this is encoded by the coding sequence ATGTTCAGATCTGTGTCGGTAGGGATATTACTTTGTTCATTGCTGTCTTTGGCGAGCTGCAAGTCGAAGATACAGCCGGTGGTTGCAAAACCGCTAGTGGCGTCTTTTGCCTCTGCATTAGTTGTAGAAGAAAAGGTCGAAGCTAAGCTAGATACCAATTTATTGACACCAGAGGAAAGAAAGGTTGTGTTTTTACAGAAGTCTGGAAGCCATCCTTATTGGCGCCAAGAGGAGGCCATACATTATGATGTACGTAAACCTAACTTTGTCATCATTCATCATACAGCACAAGATAGTATTGGGCAGACGATCAAAACCTTTCAGATTCCAAGAACTAAAGTGAGTTCACATTATGTGATTGGCCGGAATGGCGAAATTATACAGATGCTGAACGATTATGTTCGGTCTTGGCATGCGGGGGTGGCAAAATGGGGTTCTATCGTCGACATGAATTCCTGTTCTATTGGTATCGAATTGGATAACAATGGTAGGGAACCCTTTCCTGAGGCACAAATTAATTCATTGATGACTGTGCTTGACACCCTGAAATCGCGTTATTTAATCCCCCCCAATAATTTTATTGGGCATGCCGATATTGCACCATCTCGCAAGAATGACCCAAGCGTTTTTTTTCCGTGGAAGAAGCTTGCAGAGCGGGGGTTTGGGATATGGTATGATGAAGGTCAGCTAGTAGCCCCTCCCGACAGCTTTAATGCCATAGATGCGCTTAAAATTATTGGTTATGACACATCCAATTTAAAAGCCGCTATCGTTGCCTTTAAACGAAAGTTTGTCGTTCGGGATACAACCCCCGAATTGACCATATACGATAAGAGTGTATTGTACAATATCTATAAAAAATACTGA
- a CDS encoding DUF3078 domain-containing protein: MKLFNFAGIVMLCLSITSLKAQDLKDLRAKPDTVISVQKEQPLNIKTIRPIVPKLDLEVDYWKHWTKFGINLNQASFNDNWKGGGVGSIAVGLNANHKSDYTKDNFNFVTEVDLRYGKIKNTNNIAKKNNDRIFWDNKLSYKLSANWALFTSVTFESQFDAGYKYKPVNGKDTIDYIENAFMAPAYLTESFGLEYKPNNEFSLRFGTGTARQTFILDERVKPRSAESFYQKYGYYLLPDMSKPESESNKRKGTGERFGVKEDRSFANALAFQLTGNLDKNFTDKLNVKARYNLFADYEKLSNPTHRLDVTVTAKVTRVINVNLNGIMIYDPDVISRVQLSQSLAMGIVYSLPK; encoded by the coding sequence ATGAAGTTATTCAATTTTGCCGGCATAGTTATGCTTTGCCTTTCTATTACCAGCTTAAAAGCACAGGATCTGAAAGATCTTCGAGCAAAACCAGATACCGTAATTTCTGTACAGAAAGAACAACCGTTAAATATTAAAACGATTCGTCCTATAGTTCCAAAACTAGACCTGGAAGTAGACTATTGGAAACATTGGACAAAATTCGGGATAAATTTAAACCAGGCGTCATTTAATGATAATTGGAAAGGTGGTGGTGTTGGTTCTATTGCTGTAGGATTGAATGCGAATCATAAATCGGATTATACGAAGGACAATTTCAACTTTGTGACCGAAGTTGATTTGCGGTATGGAAAGATAAAGAATACCAATAATATTGCGAAGAAGAATAATGACCGTATATTTTGGGATAATAAGCTTTCTTATAAATTGTCTGCCAATTGGGCATTGTTTACGTCGGTGACATTTGAGTCGCAATTCGATGCAGGCTACAAATATAAGCCTGTTAATGGAAAGGATACAATTGACTATATTGAGAACGCTTTTATGGCACCAGCTTATCTGACAGAATCTTTCGGTCTTGAGTATAAGCCTAATAACGAATTTTCTTTGCGTTTTGGTACGGGTACTGCACGCCAGACTTTTATCTTGGATGAGCGAGTTAAGCCTCGTTCGGCAGAAAGTTTCTATCAGAAATATGGCTATTATCTTTTGCCTGATATGAGTAAGCCAGAATCTGAAAGCAATAAGCGAAAAGGTACTGGTGAACGATTTGGTGTAAAGGAAGACCGTTCTTTTGCCAATGCACTGGCATTTCAGCTAACGGGTAACTTGGACAAAAACTTCACAGATAAACTGAATGTCAAGGCTCGTTATAACCTTTTTGCTGACTACGAGAAACTTTCCAATCCTACGCACCGTTTAGATGTAACTGTAACAGCAAAAGTCACTAGAGTCATCAATGTGAACTTAAATGGTATTATGATTTATGATCCGGATGTCATTTCAAGAGTACAATTAAGCCAGTCTTTGGCGATGGGTATAGTCTATAGTTTACCAAAATAA
- a CDS encoding glucosaminidase domain-containing protein, which yields MKKFFYGMFVFMMLITSCSSRRGTISSSKSGSNSKTSSSSSVGRPTMAGNDYIAHYKDVAVAEMNKYGIPASIKLAQALLESGNGNSYLAREANNHFGIKCGGVWKGKSVTRPDDNINDCFRVYENPEQSFRDHSEFLLRPRYAALFKLDKNDYKGWAKGLKAAGYATNPRYPELLIEMIERYHLDQYDRGESPREKVVREETVQVEIVQNVQETPPAVVKTEEIKSPVAMRIHEVKAQDTLYSLSKLYNVSVDQIKSLNGLADDALSLGQLLVISK from the coding sequence ATGAAGAAGTTTTTTTATGGCATGTTTGTATTCATGATGTTGATTACATCATGTTCAAGCCGGAGAGGCACAATATCCTCCTCTAAATCTGGCTCCAATTCAAAAACTTCTTCATCCTCTTCTGTGGGACGACCGACCATGGCTGGCAACGACTATATTGCTCATTACAAAGATGTGGCCGTTGCAGAAATGAATAAATATGGTATTCCTGCGAGCATTAAACTTGCTCAGGCTTTACTGGAATCAGGTAATGGTAATAGCTATTTAGCACGTGAGGCCAATAATCATTTCGGTATTAAATGTGGTGGCGTTTGGAAAGGAAAATCCGTGACTCGTCCCGATGACAATATCAATGACTGCTTTCGTGTTTATGAAAATCCCGAACAATCTTTTCGGGATCACTCAGAGTTTCTGTTGCGACCACGATATGCGGCACTTTTTAAGTTGGATAAGAACGACTATAAAGGCTGGGCCAAAGGCTTGAAAGCGGCTGGATACGCCACCAATCCGCGTTATCCGGAATTGTTGATCGAAATGATCGAAAGATACCATCTTGATCAATATGACCGTGGTGAATCGCCGCGTGAAAAAGTTGTACGAGAAGAGACTGTACAGGTCGAGATCGTACAAAATGTACAAGAAACACCTCCTGCCGTTGTAAAAACAGAAGAAATCAAGAGCCCTGTGGCGATGCGTATTCATGAGGTTAAAGCTCAGGATACGTTATATTCGCTTAGTAAGCTATACAATGTATCCGTTGATCAGATCAAATCCCTAAACGGTCTTGCCGATGATGCCCTATCTTTAGGTCAGCTATTGGTTATATCTAAATAG
- a CDS encoding glucosaminidase domain-containing protein, with the protein MNLKQLKSFVLLLALGTFGLTKVSAQSNAAYVDKYSPIAKEMMEEHGVPASVILAIAMHESGNGGSRVAKNLNNHFGVKGKNNSTVIRSAYKGYRSVMDSYDDFVGIVKRKKTTQSLFEKHPGEKYEAWVKAIARSGYSTSKGWTAKVLATIRQYHLDMFDNDAKQNRFSSTKK; encoded by the coding sequence ATGAATTTAAAACAATTAAAAAGCTTTGTACTGTTACTAGCTTTGGGAACTTTTGGATTGACAAAGGTTTCAGCTCAAAGTAATGCGGCATATGTCGATAAGTACAGTCCAATAGCAAAAGAAATGATGGAGGAACACGGTGTTCCAGCATCGGTTATCTTAGCCATCGCTATGCATGAAAGCGGAAATGGTGGTAGCAGGGTAGCAAAGAATTTGAATAACCATTTTGGTGTCAAAGGAAAAAACAACAGTACCGTTATTCGGTCAGCTTACAAAGGTTATCGGTCTGTAATGGACTCTTATGATGATTTTGTAGGAATAGTAAAAAGAAAAAAGACTACTCAGAGTCTTTTTGAAAAACATCCTGGTGAAAAATACGAAGCTTGGGTAAAAGCGATTGCTCGTTCGGGTTACTCTACGAGTAAAGGTTGGACAGCAAAAGTACTCGCTACTATTAGACAATATCACTTGGATATGTTTGATAATGATGCTAAGCAAAATAGATTCTCGTCAACAAAAAAATAA
- a CDS encoding O-methyltransferase, with amino-acid sequence MEIVADDLESYLEHTTDEENSLLKRVNRETYLKETMPHMLSGHYQGRVLSLLSKLVAPKRILEIGTFTGYATLCLAEGLQEDGILYTIDINAEQQERVQGYFDESAFADKISYHIGDAAVILPTLNETFDLVFIDADKKRNLYYFETIINQVPSGGLILIDNVLWKGKVLDSKPDNQTKQIIDLNARLAQDKRVEKVILPIRDGLFALRKK; translated from the coding sequence ATGGAAATTGTTGCCGACGATTTAGAGTCCTATTTGGAACATACTACAGACGAAGAAAATTCGTTACTGAAAAGGGTAAATCGGGAGACTTATTTGAAGGAAACAATGCCCCATATGTTATCTGGTCATTACCAGGGAAGAGTTCTTTCTTTATTGAGTAAATTGGTTGCTCCGAAACGTATCTTGGAGATAGGAACGTTTACGGGATATGCTACATTATGTCTCGCAGAAGGGCTGCAAGAAGATGGGATATTATACACCATTGATATCAATGCAGAACAACAAGAACGCGTACAAGGGTATTTTGATGAATCGGCATTTGCAGATAAAATCAGCTATCATATTGGAGATGCTGCGGTCATATTACCTACATTAAATGAAACATTTGATTTGGTATTTATTGACGCGGACAAGAAGAGAAATTTATATTATTTCGAAACGATAATAAATCAAGTTCCGTCTGGGGGACTTATTTTGATTGACAATGTCTTATGGAAAGGTAAGGTGTTAGATTCAAAACCAGACAACCAAACAAAGCAGATCATTGATTTGAATGCACGTTTAGCTCAGGACAAGCGCGTAGAAAAGGTAATATTACCGATTCGAGACGGACTTTTTGCCTTACGCAAGAAGTAA
- the folE gene encoding GTP cyclohydrolase I FolE, with translation MSQHSFDNEELDGYIKIDKYNTEKVDRIAAHYTDILECLGEDPKREGLVKTPERVAKALQFLTHGYDIDAAEVLRGAMFEEDYSQMVVVKDIEVYSLCEHHMLPFFGKAHIAYIPNGHIVGLSKIPRVVDIFARRLQVQERLTNEIRDCIQETLGARGVAVVMECKHMCMAMRGVQKQNSVTTTSAFTGAFQNDVTRSEFLRLITADLA, from the coding sequence ATGAGTCAACACTCATTTGACAACGAAGAGTTGGATGGATATATTAAGATCGACAAATACAATACTGAAAAGGTAGATCGCATCGCTGCTCATTATACAGATATATTGGAATGTCTGGGGGAAGATCCAAAACGCGAAGGTTTGGTGAAAACACCAGAACGTGTTGCAAAGGCATTGCAATTTTTGACGCATGGATATGATATCGATGCTGCGGAAGTGTTACGGGGAGCTATGTTTGAGGAGGACTACAGTCAAATGGTCGTCGTCAAGGATATTGAAGTATATTCTCTTTGTGAGCATCATATGTTGCCTTTCTTTGGTAAAGCGCATATCGCATATATTCCCAATGGTCATATTGTAGGTTTAAGCAAAATACCACGTGTCGTTGATATTTTTGCGCGTCGTCTGCAGGTGCAGGAACGTCTTACCAATGAGATCAGAGATTGTATTCAAGAAACTTTGGGCGCTCGTGGCGTAGCTGTGGTCATGGAATGTAAGCACATGTGTATGGCCATGCGTGGTGTTCAGAAACAGAATTCTGTAACGACTACCTCTGCATTTACTGGAGCATTTCAAAATGATGTCACAAGATCCGAATTTTTACGCTTGATCACTGCTGATCTTGCTTAA
- a CDS encoding 6-pyruvoyl trahydropterin synthase family protein gives MVFITRRERFCAAHKLYREDWSKEQNEQVFGLCSNPNWHGHNYDLYVTVKGKVNPETGFLIDLKIMKEIINRSIIDKVDHRNFNLDVDFMRGVMASTENIAIEIFKILKPLFDEQGVILHSVRLHETENNYVEYFGD, from the coding sequence ATGGTATTTATAACTCGTCGTGAACGTTTTTGTGCCGCGCACAAGCTCTATCGTGAAGACTGGAGTAAGGAGCAGAATGAACAGGTATTTGGTCTTTGCTCCAATCCAAATTGGCATGGGCACAATTATGATCTTTATGTAACAGTTAAAGGAAAGGTCAATCCGGAGACTGGTTTTTTGATCGATTTAAAGATTATGAAAGAAATAATCAATCGCAGTATCATTGACAAAGTCGATCACCGTAATTTCAATTTAGATGTTGATTTTATGAGAGGTGTCATGGCTTCTACGGAGAATATCGCAATCGAAATATTTAAGATCTTAAAACCGCTGTTTGATGAACAGGGTGTGATCTTGCATAGTGTCCGTTTGCATGAAACAGAAAATAATTACGTCGAATATTTTGGCGATTAA
- the mqnB gene encoding futalosine hydrolase, producing MQILVIAATSFELQPFLEVISNYDQCDTLVTGVGMVATAFELGRVLHEKKYDLLINIGIGGCLDRTIEIGSVVQVVTESFVELGAEDGHNFIPIDQLGYGKSSFTSCLWKDKDLRLPFLKQGEGITVNKVHGSTESIEKIQNLHPDSLVESMEGAAVFYAADKMTVPVIEIRGISNYVEKRNRATWNIPLAIMNSNKALIKTLEYLNNLYSKI from the coding sequence ATGCAAATATTAGTGATTGCGGCTACTTCATTTGAATTGCAGCCTTTTCTCGAGGTGATATCAAATTACGATCAATGTGATACCCTAGTTACTGGTGTAGGCATGGTTGCCACAGCCTTTGAGCTGGGGAGAGTGCTGCACGAAAAAAAATATGATCTGCTCATTAATATCGGGATAGGCGGATGTTTGGATCGTACTATTGAAATAGGCTCGGTTGTCCAGGTCGTTACAGAATCATTCGTTGAACTAGGAGCGGAAGACGGTCATAATTTCATTCCAATAGATCAATTGGGCTATGGAAAGTCTTCATTTACCTCCTGTTTATGGAAAGATAAGGACCTTAGGCTTCCTTTTCTAAAGCAGGGGGAAGGAATTACCGTTAACAAAGTCCATGGCAGTACAGAAAGTATCGAAAAAATTCAAAACCTGCATCCCGATAGTCTTGTCGAAAGTATGGAGGGAGCTGCTGTTTTCTATGCTGCCGATAAAATGACAGTTCCCGTGATCGAGATCCGCGGCATTTCAAATTACGTGGAGAAAAGGAACCGTGCCACGTGGAACATTCCACTAGCGATAATGAATAGTAATAAGGCACTTATAAAAACATTGGAATATCTGAACAACTTATATTCAAAAATTTAA
- a CDS encoding pyruvate dehydrogenase complex E1 component subunit beta, with protein MREIQFREALREAMNEEMRKDDKIFLLGEEVAEYNGAYKVSQGMLDEFGAKRIIDTPIAELGFAGIAVGAAMNGLKPIVEFMTFNFSLVAIDQVINAAAKIHSMSGGQFSIPMVFRGPTGNAGQLAAQHSQNFENWFANTPGLKVVVPSNPYEAKGLLKSAIIDPDPVIFMESEVMYGDKGQVPEEEYYLEIGKANIIQEGTDVTVVSFGKMLPRVVIPAVEELKKEGISVELIDLRSVRPIDYPTIIASVKKTNRLVIVEEAWPLASISTDLAFNVQRNAFDYLDAPVIRVNCADVPLPYAPTLIEAALPSVEKVVKAVKEVSYIKK; from the coding sequence ATGAGAGAAATACAATTCAGAGAAGCACTTCGTGAAGCAATGAACGAAGAAATGCGTAAAGACGACAAAATATTTTTATTAGGAGAAGAAGTTGCTGAGTATAACGGAGCTTACAAAGTAAGTCAGGGTATGCTTGATGAATTCGGCGCAAAGCGTATCATTGATACACCTATTGCCGAACTTGGTTTTGCTGGTATTGCTGTTGGTGCTGCAATGAATGGTTTGAAGCCAATTGTTGAATTCATGACATTCAACTTCTCACTTGTTGCAATTGACCAAGTAATTAATGCAGCAGCTAAAATTCACTCAATGAGCGGCGGGCAGTTCTCCATTCCAATGGTCTTCCGTGGCCCTACAGGAAATGCTGGTCAACTTGCAGCCCAACACTCTCAAAACTTCGAGAACTGGTTTGCAAACACACCTGGTTTAAAAGTTGTGGTGCCTTCTAATCCATATGAAGCTAAAGGTTTATTGAAATCAGCTATTATTGATCCAGATCCTGTTATCTTTATGGAATCTGAGGTAATGTATGGTGATAAAGGGCAAGTTCCTGAAGAAGAATATTACTTGGAAATCGGAAAAGCTAATATTATCCAAGAAGGTACGGATGTAACAGTTGTATCTTTTGGTAAAATGCTCCCTCGCGTTGTCATTCCTGCAGTTGAAGAATTGAAAAAAGAAGGTATCAGCGTTGAATTAATCGACTTGCGTTCGGTACGTCCTATCGATTACCCTACAATCATCGCGTCTGTTAAGAAAACAAACCGTTTGGTAATCGTGGAAGAAGCATGGCCACTAGCGTCTATTTCTACCGACTTAGCATTCAATGTACAACGTAATGCATTTGATTACTTAGATGCCCCAGTTATCCGCGTAAATTGTGCAGATGTACCTCTTCCTTATGCTCCAACATTGATCGAAGCTGCTTTACCTAGCGTTGAGAAAGTTGTTAAAGCTGTGAAAGAAGTATCTTATATCAAGAAGTAA